One Meriones unguiculatus strain TT.TT164.6M chromosome 5, Bangor_MerUng_6.1, whole genome shotgun sequence DNA segment encodes these proteins:
- the Kcna1 gene encoding potassium voltage-gated channel subfamily A member 1 — translation MTVMSGENADEASAAPGHPQDGSYPRQADHDDHECCERVVINISGLRFETQLKTLAQFPNTLLGNPKKRMRYFDPLRNEYFFDRNRPSFDAILYYYQSGGRLRRPVNVPLDMFSEEIKFYELGEEAMEKFREDEGFIKEEERPLPEKEYQRQVWLLFEYPESSGPARVIAIVSVMVILISIVIFCLETLPELKDDKDFTGTIHRIDNTTVIYTSNIFTDPFFIVETLCIIWFSFELVVRFFACPSKTDFFKNIMNFIDIVAIIPYFITLGTEIAEQEGNQKGEQATSLAILRVIRLVRVFRIFKLSRHSKGLQILGQTLKASMRELGLLIFFLFIGVILFSSAVYFAEAEEAESHFSSIPDAFWWAVVSMTTVGYGDMYPVTIGGKIVGSLCAIAGVLTIALPVPVIVSNFNYFYHRETEGEEQAQLLHVSSPNLASDSDLSRRSSSTISKSEYMEIEEDMNNSIAHYRQANIRTGNCTTADQNCVNKSKLLTDV, via the coding sequence ATGACGGTGATGTCCGGGGAGAACGCGGACGAGGCTTCAGCCGCTCCGGGTCACCCCCAGGACGGCAGCTACCCACGGCAGGCCGACCACGACGACCACGAATGCTGCGAACGCGTGGTGATCAACATCTCCGGGCTGCGCTTCGAGACGCAGCTCAAGACCCTGGCACAGTTCCCCAACACGCTGTTGGGCAACCCAAAGAAACGCATGCGCTACTTCGACCCCCTGAGGAACGAATACTTCTTCGACCGCAACCGGCCCAGCTTTGATGCCATCCTTTATTACTACCAGTCGGGGGGTCGCCTGCGCAGGCCGGTCAACGTGCCCCTGGACATGTTCTCTGAGGAGATCAAATTCTACGAGTTGGGCGAGGAGGCCATGGAGAAGTTCCGGGAAGACGAGGGCTTCATCAAGGAAGAGGAGCGCCCCCTACCTGAGAAGGAATACCAGCGCCAGGTGTGGCTGCTCTTTGAGTACCCAGAGAGCTCGGGGCCTGCCAGGGTTATTGCCATAGTGTCCGTCATGGTCATCCTCATCTCCATAGTCATCTTTTGCCTGGAGACTCTCCCTGAGCTGAAGGATGACAAGGACTTCACGGGCACCATCCACCGCATCGACAACACCACAGTCATCTATACTTCCAACATCTTCACGGACCCCTTCTTCATTGTGGAAACTCTGTGCATCATCTGGTTCTCTTTTGAGCTGGTGGTGCGCTTCTTTGCCTGCCCTAGCAAGACGGACTTCTTTAAGAACATCATGAACTTCATCGACATTGTGGCCATCATCCCTTATTTCATTACCCTGGGCACGGAGATAGCTGAGCAGGAGGGAAATCAGAAGGGCGAGCAGGCCACTTCCCTGGCCATCCTCAGGGTCATCCGATTGGTAAGGGTATTCAGAATCTTCAAACTCTCCCGCCACTCTAAGGGCCTCCAGATCCTGGGCCAGACCCTCAAAGCTAGTATGAGGGAGTTAGGGTTGCTCATCTTTTTCCTCTTCATTGGGGTCATACTGTTTTCTAGTGCAGTGTACTTTGCCGAGGCGGAAGAAGCTGAGTCGCACTTCTCCAGCATCCCCGATGCTTTCTGGTGGGCGGTGGTGTCCATGACCACCGTGGGATACGGTGACATGTACCCTGTGACAATTGGAGGCAAGATCGTGGGCTCCTTGTGTGCCATCGCTGGTGTGCTGACAATTGCCCTGCCCGTACCTGTCATTGTGTCCAATTTCAACTATTTCTACCACCGAGAAACTGAGGGGGAAGAGCAGGCTCAGTTGCTCCACGTTAGTTCTCCTAACTTAGCTTCTGACAGTGACCTCAGCCGGCGCAGCTCCTCTACTATCAGCAAGTCTGAGTACATGGAGATCGAAGAGGATATGAACAATAGCATAGCCCATTACAGACAGGCAAATATCAGAACTGGTAACTGCACCACAGCTGATCAAAACTGCGTTAATAAGAGCAAGCTCCTGACCGATGTTTAA